From a region of the Apis mellifera strain DH4 linkage group LG2, Amel_HAv3.1, whole genome shotgun sequence genome:
- the LOC408650 gene encoding inositol oxygenase, with translation MSTQTLLQPRQARILDPSDKYRPEPVYAGKLKREFRDYSEDRNDPVKERVRKTYQKMHSNQTVDFVRSRMKEWLRFDKFKMTVKEALTKLNNLVDESDPDTDLPNIVHAFQTAELIRKEHPDLDWFHLTGLIHDLGKVMAFFGEPQWAVVGDTFPVGCAWADSIVYRDTSFEDNPDGKDSRYNTKYGMYEPKCGIENLLMSWGHDEYLYRVLVHNNCKLPEQALAMIRYHSFYPWHAGGDYMHFCTSKDMETLKWIVEFNKYDLYTKNNEVPDIEKLWPYYEKLIDKYVPGVLEW, from the exons ATGTCGACGCAAACGTTG TTACAGCCTCGACAGGCGAGGATCTTGGATCCTTCGGATAAGTATAGGCCGGAGCCTGTTTACGcgggaaaattgaaaagggAGTTCAGAGATTACTCGGAGGACCGGAACGATCCGGTGAAGGAGCGCGTCAGAAAGACGTATCAGAAGATGCACTCGAACCAAACCGTCGATTTCGTGCGAT CACGCATGAAGGAGTGGTTGCGATTCGACAAGTTCAAAATGACGGTGAAGGAGGCTCTGACCAAGTTGAACAATCTGGTGGACGAGAGCGACCCGGACACGGATCTGCCAAATATCGTGCACGCTTTCCAAACCGCGGAATTGATCCGCAAGGAGCATCCGGATTTGGATTGGTTCCATTTGACCGGTTTGATCCACGACCTGGGCAAG GTGATGGCGTTTTTCGGGGAGCCGCAGTGGGCGGTGGTGGGCGACACGTTTCCCGTGGGATGCGCCTGGGCCGACTCGATCGTGTACAGGGACACCAGCTTCGAGGATAACCCGGACGGCAAAGATTCCCGATACAA CACGAAATACGGCATGTACGAGCCGAAATGCGGGATAGAAAACTTGCTCATGTCCTGGGGCCACGACGAGTATTTGTACCGCGTGCTTGTGCACAACAACTGCAAGCTGCCCGAGCAGGCTCTGGCGATGATTCGTTACCATTCCTTTTATCCGTGGCACGCTGGCGGCGACTACATGCACTTTTGCACCTCGAAGGATATGGAAACGTTGAAATGGATCGTCGAGTTTAA CAAATACGATCTGTACACGAAGAACAACGAGGTGCCAGACATCGAGAAATTGTGGCCGTATTACGAGAAACTGATCGACAAATACGTGCCGGGGGTGTTGGAATGGTAA
- the LOC408652 gene encoding protein suppressor of white apricot isoform X1 codes for MATSKSQRWMVDSGILRKRNGEEEPQELLVFGYSCKLFRDDDKAKMIDQGKHLIPWMGDSTLKIDRYDGRGALGDLRIYEPPTGGFDQRTILTEDEIKVEQLCDEERYRSLYNNEMEDSVYHEEEMKRLHQALDSENTYSQVAYDYNEEGNGSKMACDDSQSPKRSEGSQEEDQAFVPPADLEIPEGIPLPETQKLNAIITKTALFISRQGGQMEILIKAKQANNPQFSFLSIDGRLHQYYRCILDAIKSGKYNPEKQPEKEESEQEEGSSDQDDEPYLHPSLASSFTKIEAAPSIPSIQYKPSADCAYSMLVNKITGKPPPSKAPAQHSETTIQSATGIGYYHHVPGQSYNAYSNTVTGTGTMSGAGTGMATTAITPVQYSHGPVIYGPNGQIQSPLQITVANMLPSASEMVNSSQITTNETQLPLVPYGSTSQKQLSRPSFIVPPADVQIIIDKMASYVAKNGRDFEAIVKNKGDPRFNFLELSHQYHGYYAHKLTIYEGAVNPKVLTEEELLQKQEPQEEKQKKLEELQKKQQRMEEVQKRVKMIQAKKKCEPKLKEATLGMGTTATALATTIATTATATTTTTTTTMTTTTTLTTTTTTMTTTTGTMTSTTTMTSMSTVSTMPTVSTMTTTTMTTMMMMTTTTGTTTTTTTTMTTTTTSSSSSTTMMATAATTTAASTEGVKQITTVSFSIKKPKDGETGVIEKRNALLLEESDEDMEEEGKEIGNSKPSSPQDSSEQCALVVLGTSTSTSTSTSTSTSTSTSVEKENVVVGGTWKSEKKWRNEEKELVDLTDEILEDCQKEIRHKQAEERIKDKLVAAARDKLAANSRERQLQLERKKKAAAFLSQIQSSGLPKGAGGAAANQTGARCKDDSDEVHSVPSPSPSPSLEDAKSSSCDSRSTGGNSLMDRLKSADLTGKRSRPRSRSPSGSRSYTDRQKFHKKHKKKKSSHRSNHDSPSSSRSHRSKKSKKSSSKHRSPSRTPSRRHHHSARRKGSNSSYSDSSSS; via the exons ATGGCGACATCGAAAAGTCAGCGTTGGATGGTAGATTCGGGCATTCTGCGTAAAAGAAATGGAGAAGAGGAACCACAGGAGCTGTTGGTGTTTGGATATAGCTGCAAATTATTTCGAGATGATGACAAGGCGAAAATGATTGATCAAGGAAAGCATTTGATACCATGGATGGGCGATAGCACGTTGAAAATAGACAG ATACGATGGACGCGGTGCTCTGGGGGACTTGCGGATATACGAACCACCGACAGGTGGGTTCGATCAACGAACCATCTTGAcggaagatgaaataaaagtgGAACAATTATGCGACGAAGAGCGGTATCGGTCTCTTTACAATAACGAAATGGAAGATTCCGTTTATCACG AGGAAGAAATGAAACGATTGCATCAAGCTTTGGATTCTGAGAATACGTACAGTCAAGTGGCGTACGACTACAACGAGGAGGGAAACGGATCCAAAATGGCGTGTGACGATTCCCAGAGTCCAAAACGTTCGGAGGGTTCTCAAGAAGAAGATCAGGCTTTCGTCCCACCGGCTGATTTGGAAATTCCAGAAGGGATTCCGTTG CCGGAAACGCAAAAACTGAATGCCATCATAACAAAAACGGCGTTGTTTATAAGTCGTCAAGGTGGACAAATGGAGATTCTGATTAAGGCGAAGCAAGCGAATAATCCACAATTTTCCTTCCTGTCGATAGACGGACGGCTTCATCAATATTACAGATGTATACTGGACGCGATCAAGAGTGGGAAATATAATCCCGAAAAACAGccggagaaagaagaatccg AACAAGAAGAAGGATCATCCGATCAAGACGACGAACCGTATCTTCATCCGAGCTTGGCTTCGTCGTTCACCAAGATCGAAGCG GCACCCAGTATACCGAGTATACAGTACAAACCATCGGCGGATTGTGCTTATTCGAtgcttgtaaataaaataaccggGAAACCACCGCCATCGAAAGCACCGGCCCAGCATTCCGAAACAACGATTCAATCGGCAACCGGAATAGGATATTATCATCACGTGCCAGGACAG AGCTATAACGCTTATTCGAACACGGTTACGGGGACAGGGACGATGAGTGGAGCGGGGACAGGGATGGCTACGACAGCGATCACGCCTGTACAGTATTCCCATGGGCCGGTGATATACGGGCCAAATGGGCAGATACAATCGCCGTTGCAAATCACGGTGGCGAACATGCTGCCATCTGCCAGCGAAATGGTGAATTCGTCGCAGATCACGACCAACGAAACTCAGCTACCGTTGGTACCGTACGGATCCACGTCCCAGAAACAATTGAGCAGGCCTTCTTTTATCGTTCCACCGGCGGATGTGCAAATAATCATCGACAAAATGGCCAGTTACGTTGCGAAAAATGGTAGGGATTTCGAGGCGATCGTGAAGAATAAAGGAGACCCGAGATTCAATTTTCTCGAGTTGTCGCACCAGTATCACGGTTACTACGCGCATAAGTTGACGATATACGAGGGTGCTGTGAACCCAAAGGTATTGACGGAGGAGGAGTTGTTGCAGAAGCAGGAGCCCCAAGAGGAGAAGCAAAAGAAGCTGGAAGAATTGCAGAAGAAGCAGCAGAGGATGGAAGAGGTTCAGAAAAGAGTGAAAATGATACAGGCAAAAAAGAAGTGCGAGCCGAAATTGAAAGAGGCGACGTTGGGGATGGGAACGACGGCCACGGCGCTGGCGACGACGATTGCCACGACGGCGACGGCGACAACGACcactacgacgacgacgatgacgacgacaACGACGCTGACAACGAccacgacgacgatgacgacgacgacggggaCGATGACGTCTACCACAACCATGACGAGCATGTCGACCGTGTCGACCATGCCGACGGTGTCGACGATGACGACAACGACCAtgacgacgatgatgatgatgacaaCGACTACGGGGACGACTACTACAACGACCACGACGATGACAACGACGACaacctcgtcgtcgtcgtcgacgacGATGATGGCGACAGCTGCAACGACGACCGCGGCGAGCACAGAGGGTGTAAAACAGATAACGACCGTGTCGTTCTCGATAAAGAAGCCAAAGGACGGCGAGACGGGGGTGATCGAGAAGCGAAACGCGCTCTTGTTGGAGGAGAGCGACGAGGACatggaagaggaggggaaagaaattggaaactCGAAGCCGAGCTCGCCGCAAGATTCGAGCGAGCAGTGCGCGCTCGTGGTTCTCGGGACCTCGACCTCGACCTCGACCTCGACCTCGACTTCGACCTCGACCTCGACTTCGGTCGAGAAGGAGAACGTGGTGGTCGGTGGAACGTGGAAGTCGGAGAAGAAGTGGAGGAACGAGGAGAAGGAATTGGTAGATCTTACGGACGAGATTCTGGAGGATTGCCAGAAGGAGATCAGGCACAAACAGGCGGAAGAGAGAATCAAGGACAAATTGGTGGCGGCTGCTAGGGACAAATTGGCGGCCAACTCGAGGGAGAGGCAGCTCCAGttggagaggaagaagaaagcggCCGCGTTCCTGAGCCAGATACAGAGTAGCGGTTTACCGAAGGGGGCCGGGGGGGCGGCGGCGAATCAGACAGGGGCGAGGTGCAAAGACGATTCGGACGAGGTGCACTCGGTCCCGTCTCCGTCCCCCTCGCCGTCGCTCGAGGACGCGAAATCCTCCTCCTGCGACTCGAGGAGCACGGGTGGAAATTCATTGATGGACAGATTGAAGAGCGCCGATTTGACCGGGAAAAGGTCTAGGCCGCGGTCGAGGAGTCCAAGCGGGAGTCGAAGTTACACAGATAGGCAAAAGTTTCAcaagaaacataaaaagaagaaaagttctCACAGAAG CAACCACGACAGTCCGAGCAGTTCTCGATCACACAGATCCAAGAAGAGCAAGAAGTCCTCTTCCAAGCATAGGTCTCCGTCGCGAACACCGTCTCGAAGGCATCATCATAGCGCGCGGCGAAAGGGAAGCAACTCCTCGTATTCGGATTCGAGCTCATCTTGA
- the LOC408652 gene encoding protein suppressor of white apricot isoform X2, with amino-acid sequence MEDSVYHEEEMKRLHQALDSENTYSQVAYDYNEEGNGSKMACDDSQSPKRSEGSQEEDQAFVPPADLEIPEGIPLPETQKLNAIITKTALFISRQGGQMEILIKAKQANNPQFSFLSIDGRLHQYYRCILDAIKSGKYNPEKQPEKEESEQEEGSSDQDDEPYLHPSLASSFTKIEAAPSIPSIQYKPSADCAYSMLVNKITGKPPPSKAPAQHSETTIQSATGIGYYHHVPGQSYNAYSNTVTGTGTMSGAGTGMATTAITPVQYSHGPVIYGPNGQIQSPLQITVANMLPSASEMVNSSQITTNETQLPLVPYGSTSQKQLSRPSFIVPPADVQIIIDKMASYVAKNGRDFEAIVKNKGDPRFNFLELSHQYHGYYAHKLTIYEGAVNPKVLTEEELLQKQEPQEEKQKKLEELQKKQQRMEEVQKRVKMIQAKKKCEPKLKEATLGMGTTATALATTIATTATATTTTTTTTMTTTTTLTTTTTTMTTTTGTMTSTTTMTSMSTVSTMPTVSTMTTTTMTTMMMMTTTTGTTTTTTTTMTTTTTSSSSSTTMMATAATTTAASTEGVKQITTVSFSIKKPKDGETGVIEKRNALLLEESDEDMEEEGKEIGNSKPSSPQDSSEQCALVVLGTSTSTSTSTSTSTSTSTSVEKENVVVGGTWKSEKKWRNEEKELVDLTDEILEDCQKEIRHKQAEERIKDKLVAAARDKLAANSRERQLQLERKKKAAAFLSQIQSSGLPKGAGGAAANQTGARCKDDSDEVHSVPSPSPSPSLEDAKSSSCDSRSTGGNSLMDRLKSADLTGKRSRPRSRSPSGSRSYTDRQKFHKKHKKKKSSHRSNHDSPSSSRSHRSKKSKKSSSKHRSPSRTPSRRHHHSARRKGSNSSYSDSSSS; translated from the exons ATGGAAGATTCCGTTTATCACG AGGAAGAAATGAAACGATTGCATCAAGCTTTGGATTCTGAGAATACGTACAGTCAAGTGGCGTACGACTACAACGAGGAGGGAAACGGATCCAAAATGGCGTGTGACGATTCCCAGAGTCCAAAACGTTCGGAGGGTTCTCAAGAAGAAGATCAGGCTTTCGTCCCACCGGCTGATTTGGAAATTCCAGAAGGGATTCCGTTG CCGGAAACGCAAAAACTGAATGCCATCATAACAAAAACGGCGTTGTTTATAAGTCGTCAAGGTGGACAAATGGAGATTCTGATTAAGGCGAAGCAAGCGAATAATCCACAATTTTCCTTCCTGTCGATAGACGGACGGCTTCATCAATATTACAGATGTATACTGGACGCGATCAAGAGTGGGAAATATAATCCCGAAAAACAGccggagaaagaagaatccg AACAAGAAGAAGGATCATCCGATCAAGACGACGAACCGTATCTTCATCCGAGCTTGGCTTCGTCGTTCACCAAGATCGAAGCG GCACCCAGTATACCGAGTATACAGTACAAACCATCGGCGGATTGTGCTTATTCGAtgcttgtaaataaaataaccggGAAACCACCGCCATCGAAAGCACCGGCCCAGCATTCCGAAACAACGATTCAATCGGCAACCGGAATAGGATATTATCATCACGTGCCAGGACAG AGCTATAACGCTTATTCGAACACGGTTACGGGGACAGGGACGATGAGTGGAGCGGGGACAGGGATGGCTACGACAGCGATCACGCCTGTACAGTATTCCCATGGGCCGGTGATATACGGGCCAAATGGGCAGATACAATCGCCGTTGCAAATCACGGTGGCGAACATGCTGCCATCTGCCAGCGAAATGGTGAATTCGTCGCAGATCACGACCAACGAAACTCAGCTACCGTTGGTACCGTACGGATCCACGTCCCAGAAACAATTGAGCAGGCCTTCTTTTATCGTTCCACCGGCGGATGTGCAAATAATCATCGACAAAATGGCCAGTTACGTTGCGAAAAATGGTAGGGATTTCGAGGCGATCGTGAAGAATAAAGGAGACCCGAGATTCAATTTTCTCGAGTTGTCGCACCAGTATCACGGTTACTACGCGCATAAGTTGACGATATACGAGGGTGCTGTGAACCCAAAGGTATTGACGGAGGAGGAGTTGTTGCAGAAGCAGGAGCCCCAAGAGGAGAAGCAAAAGAAGCTGGAAGAATTGCAGAAGAAGCAGCAGAGGATGGAAGAGGTTCAGAAAAGAGTGAAAATGATACAGGCAAAAAAGAAGTGCGAGCCGAAATTGAAAGAGGCGACGTTGGGGATGGGAACGACGGCCACGGCGCTGGCGACGACGATTGCCACGACGGCGACGGCGACAACGACcactacgacgacgacgatgacgacgacaACGACGCTGACAACGAccacgacgacgatgacgacgacgacggggaCGATGACGTCTACCACAACCATGACGAGCATGTCGACCGTGTCGACCATGCCGACGGTGTCGACGATGACGACAACGACCAtgacgacgatgatgatgatgacaaCGACTACGGGGACGACTACTACAACGACCACGACGATGACAACGACGACaacctcgtcgtcgtcgtcgacgacGATGATGGCGACAGCTGCAACGACGACCGCGGCGAGCACAGAGGGTGTAAAACAGATAACGACCGTGTCGTTCTCGATAAAGAAGCCAAAGGACGGCGAGACGGGGGTGATCGAGAAGCGAAACGCGCTCTTGTTGGAGGAGAGCGACGAGGACatggaagaggaggggaaagaaattggaaactCGAAGCCGAGCTCGCCGCAAGATTCGAGCGAGCAGTGCGCGCTCGTGGTTCTCGGGACCTCGACCTCGACCTCGACCTCGACCTCGACTTCGACCTCGACCTCGACTTCGGTCGAGAAGGAGAACGTGGTGGTCGGTGGAACGTGGAAGTCGGAGAAGAAGTGGAGGAACGAGGAGAAGGAATTGGTAGATCTTACGGACGAGATTCTGGAGGATTGCCAGAAGGAGATCAGGCACAAACAGGCGGAAGAGAGAATCAAGGACAAATTGGTGGCGGCTGCTAGGGACAAATTGGCGGCCAACTCGAGGGAGAGGCAGCTCCAGttggagaggaagaagaaagcggCCGCGTTCCTGAGCCAGATACAGAGTAGCGGTTTACCGAAGGGGGCCGGGGGGGCGGCGGCGAATCAGACAGGGGCGAGGTGCAAAGACGATTCGGACGAGGTGCACTCGGTCCCGTCTCCGTCCCCCTCGCCGTCGCTCGAGGACGCGAAATCCTCCTCCTGCGACTCGAGGAGCACGGGTGGAAATTCATTGATGGACAGATTGAAGAGCGCCGATTTGACCGGGAAAAGGTCTAGGCCGCGGTCGAGGAGTCCAAGCGGGAGTCGAAGTTACACAGATAGGCAAAAGTTTCAcaagaaacataaaaagaagaaaagttctCACAGAAG CAACCACGACAGTCCGAGCAGTTCTCGATCACACAGATCCAAGAAGAGCAAGAAGTCCTCTTCCAAGCATAGGTCTCCGTCGCGAACACCGTCTCGAAGGCATCATCATAGCGCGCGGCGAAAGGGAAGCAACTCCTCGTATTCGGATTCGAGCTCATCTTGA
- the LOC726419 gene encoding beta-1,3-galactosyltransferase: protein MYQLLHFRSRSLRTLILGLICLTFYAYYRTTYYDVPQYNVPRNVSRSTSQEIYKQRSNVTIELRMSSLPKNDSPELSIVDTYNVQNVSNLSNSLITTQSTSSSQTTNVSIPVSKQSNEKSQTRVEKIINETKDVSVPLNECSARAIYEAGHMVPIPEKCPNFGKEMDLVIIIMSAPTHLEARMAIRQTWGHFGQRSDISILFMLGATMDSKVETILRKEQKTYNDVIRGKFLDSYSNLTLKTISTLEWVDNYCSKVKFLLKTDDDMFINVPRLQAFTIKHARDKNVIFGRLAKKWKPIRNKKSKYFVSQAQFKHAVFPDFTTGPAYLLSSDIVRKLYDAALDQTYLKLEDVFVTGIVADKLGIKRTHANEFLNKKISYSACNVQRGISIHMVKYSEQFDLWKKLFDGKSKCK from the exons atGTATCAATTACTACATTTTCGTAGTCGTTCTTTGCGAACTCTTATCCTGGGATTGATTTGCTTGACTTTTTATGCATATTATCGCACTACTTATTACGATGTCCCTCAATATAATGTACCACGAAATGTCA gCCGATCTACGTCTCAGGAAATTTATAAGCAACGGTCAAACGTCACTATAGAGCTTCGTATGTCATCTTTGCCCAAGAATGATTCTCCTGAATTATCAATCGTTGACACTTATAACGTACAAAATGTTAGtaatctttcaaattctttgATTACTACGCAATCAACATCTAGCTCTCAGACGACAAACGTATCGATTCCTGTTTCCAAACAAAGCAACGAAAAGTCACAGACACGAGTGGAAAAGATCATAAATGAGACCAAAGATGTCTCTGTTCCTTTGAATGAGTGCTCTGCGCGTGCTATTTATGAAGCTGGTCATATGGTACCAATTCCAGAAAAATGCCCAAATTTTGGTAAAGAAATGGATCTGGTAATCATAATAATGTCTGCACCGACACATCTAGAAGCTAGGATGGCGATACGACAAACATGGGGTCATTTTGGTCAAAGAAGTGATATCAGTATCTTATTCATGTTAGGTGCAACTATGGATTCCAAAGTGGAGACGATTTTGAGAAAAGAGCAAAAAACTTACAACGACGTGATACGcggaaaatttttagattcctATTCCAACTTGACGCTTAAAACGATATCTACTCTTGAATGGGTGGATAATTATTGTTCCaaagttaaatttcttttaaagacTGATGACGATATGTTTATTAATGTTCCACGTTTGCAAGCTTTTACAATTAAACATGCGAGAGATAAAAACGTAATATTTGGAAGATTGGCTAAAAAATGGAAACCaattagaaataagaaaagcaaatattttGTGTCCCAAGCTCAATTCAAACATGCCGTATTTCCAGACTTTACTACCGGACCAGCATATCTCTTATCCAGTGATATCGTGCGTAAATTATATGATGCTGCATTGGATCAAACGTATCTTAAACTCGAAGATGTTTTTGTGACTGGTATAGTAGCGGATAAATTGGGGATAAAAAGGACACAcgctaatgaatttttaaataaaaagatttcataTAGTGCGTGTAATGTTCAACGAGGCATTAGTATTCATATGGTCAAATATAGCGAACAATTTgatctttggaaaaaattatttgatggtaaaagtaaatgtaaatga